Proteins from one Ketobacter alkanivorans genomic window:
- a CDS encoding fatty acid desaturase: MQESKQAIKQEEAPINWAPTIIFSVTFLISITAVPVYGFMSGYDAVEWITFTLMLAFCGLSITAGYHRLWSHRAYDANPVVRAFFAFWGACALQNTILIWCSGHRKHHRHVDDVDNDPYSINRGLWFAHIGWMLRNYKSGEVDLNNTQDLQRDKIVMFQHNHYVPLVVASNVGVPLLLGYLNGDILGMLLLAGVLRLVISHHVTFFINSLCHAWGKQPYTNTNTAKDNFLLALVTYGEGYHNFHHYFQTDYRNGVRWWQFDPTKWLISALSWVGLARNLKRVPNFKIQEAMLQMQFEKARKQLSLSRLPTPNVEALRQTLEAEYQQFMDTLADWKELRGQWVQQKREAFEEKKQELQAKWQQATIRTRFKEMEYMLKMQRKRMQVFNLSFASVAAV, from the coding sequence ATGCAAGAATCCAAGCAGGCAATTAAACAAGAAGAAGCCCCCATTAACTGGGCTCCAACGATCATCTTTTCCGTCACATTCCTGATTTCAATCACTGCGGTGCCTGTATACGGCTTCATGTCGGGCTACGACGCTGTAGAGTGGATTACCTTTACCCTGATGCTCGCCTTTTGTGGGCTCTCTATCACAGCCGGTTATCATCGCCTGTGGTCGCACCGGGCCTATGATGCCAACCCGGTAGTGCGTGCCTTCTTTGCCTTCTGGGGAGCCTGCGCCCTGCAGAACACAATACTGATCTGGTGTTCAGGTCATCGTAAACATCATCGCCATGTCGACGATGTGGACAACGACCCCTACTCCATCAACCGAGGCCTGTGGTTTGCCCACATTGGCTGGATGCTGCGTAACTACAAAAGCGGCGAGGTGGATCTAAACAATACCCAGGATCTGCAACGTGACAAAATCGTCATGTTCCAGCACAACCACTATGTTCCTCTGGTGGTTGCCTCCAACGTTGGCGTGCCCTTGTTACTGGGCTACCTGAATGGCGACATTCTGGGCATGTTGCTGCTGGCAGGTGTCTTGAGATTGGTGATCAGCCATCATGTAACGTTCTTCATCAACAGCCTCTGCCACGCCTGGGGTAAGCAACCTTACACCAACACCAATACCGCCAAGGATAATTTCCTGCTGGCGCTGGTGACCTACGGTGAGGGCTATCACAATTTTCATCACTACTTCCAGACCGATTATCGTAACGGCGTGCGCTGGTGGCAGTTCGACCCCACCAAATGGTTGATTTCAGCGTTATCCTGGGTGGGCCTGGCCCGCAACCTGAAGCGTGTTCCTAACTTCAAAATTCAGGAAGCCATGCTGCAAATGCAGTTTGAAAAGGCCCGCAAACAACTTAGTCTGAGCCGTCTACCCACGCCCAACGTAGAAGCACTGCGACAAACTCTGGAAGCAGAATATCAGCAGTTTATGGACACACTGGCAGACTGGAAAGAACTGCGCGGACAATGGGTGCAACAGAAACGCGAAGCGTTCGAAGAAAAGAAACAGGAGCTGCAAGCCAAGTGGCAACAAGCCACTATTCGTACCCGCTTTAAAGAAATGGAGTACATGCTGAAAATGCAACGTAAACGCATGCAGGTATTCAACCTGAGTTTTGCTAGCGTGGCAGCGGTCTGA
- a CDS encoding acetyl-CoA C-acyltransferase, which produces MKEAVIVSTARTPIGRAYRGSLNNIKSPTMMGHAIRHAVERSGVEPGEIEDVVIGAVLTAGSAGTNIARTGTLAAGLPVSVSGQTMDRQCSSGLMAIATAAKQIIVDGMSVCVAGGQENISAVQNKYFEWAKAEEDPNVIANAEHAYMPMLLTAENVASKYGVSREAQDQYALQSQQRTAAAQAAGKFDDEIVPITATQALMNKETKEISYQQVTLSKDEGNRPETSLESLSGLKPVVEGGVITAGNASQLSDGASACVLMDRQLAEQRGLNPLGIYRGMAVAGNAPEEMGIGPVYAIPKLLKQHGLSINDVGLWELNEAFAVQTLYCRDHLGIDPEIYNVNGGAISIGHPYGMSGARMVGHALIEGRRRGVKYVVVTMCIGGGMGAAGLFEVA; this is translated from the coding sequence ATGAAAGAAGCCGTTATTGTCTCTACAGCCCGTACCCCAATCGGTCGTGCCTATCGGGGTTCTCTCAACAATATCAAGTCGCCTACCATGATGGGCCATGCCATTCGTCATGCGGTTGAGCGCAGCGGTGTCGAGCCTGGCGAGATCGAAGATGTTGTGATCGGGGCCGTGCTCACTGCGGGCTCCGCTGGAACCAATATTGCGCGTACGGGCACCCTGGCTGCGGGTCTGCCGGTGTCGGTTTCCGGTCAAACCATGGATCGCCAGTGCTCTTCGGGCTTGATGGCTATTGCCACAGCAGCCAAGCAGATTATTGTGGATGGAATGTCGGTTTGTGTGGCCGGCGGCCAGGAAAATATCAGCGCTGTTCAGAACAAGTATTTTGAATGGGCCAAGGCCGAAGAAGATCCCAATGTGATCGCCAATGCAGAGCACGCTTACATGCCGATGCTATTAACGGCAGAGAACGTCGCCAGCAAGTATGGTGTAAGCCGTGAAGCACAGGATCAGTATGCGTTGCAGTCACAGCAACGTACTGCCGCCGCCCAGGCCGCCGGTAAATTTGATGATGAGATTGTGCCTATCACGGCGACCCAGGCGTTGATGAATAAGGAAACCAAAGAGATCAGTTATCAGCAGGTAACGTTGTCAAAGGATGAAGGTAATCGTCCTGAGACTAGCCTTGAGTCCTTGTCTGGACTGAAACCGGTTGTGGAGGGTGGGGTGATCACCGCAGGCAATGCCAGTCAGCTGTCCGACGGCGCTTCAGCCTGTGTGCTGATGGATCGTCAACTGGCGGAGCAGCGCGGCCTGAATCCGTTGGGCATATATCGCGGTATGGCGGTTGCGGGTAATGCGCCCGAGGAGATGGGGATCGGGCCTGTGTATGCCATTCCCAAGTTGTTGAAACAGCATGGCCTCAGCATCAATGATGTTGGCTTGTGGGAGCTGAATGAAGCGTTTGCGGTGCAGACATTGTATTGTCGCGATCATCTTGGTATTGATCCCGAAATCTATAATGTGAACGGCGGTGCTATCTCTATTGGGCATCCTTATGGAATGTCCGGTGCCCGCATGGTGGGGCACGCTTTGATTGAAGGTAGGCGCCGTGGCGTTAAATACGTGGTGGTGACTATGTGTATCGGTGGTGGAATGGGCGCTGCGGGTCTGTTTGAAGTAGCGTAA
- a CDS encoding lipocalin family protein: MTMHKIKTTLLLLGAVFLSACAKIETVPYVEVERYMGVWYQISAYETNFNEGLVGVTAEYTLLADGSVQVYNKGYLDTLDGPLDEILGNAVVVDEETNSRLKVSFPGVPNFPWANYLIVILDEEDYQYAVVTDPLKYTLFVLNRTPQMEAGLYSEILTQLDEMGIDTEKLLLTPQPEF; this comes from the coding sequence ATGACAATGCACAAAATAAAAACCACATTATTGCTACTGGGCGCGGTTTTCTTATCCGCATGTGCCAAAATCGAAACCGTACCTTATGTGGAAGTCGAACGCTACATGGGGGTTTGGTACCAGATTTCTGCCTATGAAACCAATTTCAACGAAGGGCTGGTGGGGGTTACCGCTGAATATACATTGCTTGCCGACGGTAGCGTGCAGGTCTACAACAAAGGGTACCTGGACACATTGGACGGGCCGCTGGATGAAATTCTGGGCAACGCTGTAGTGGTGGATGAAGAAACCAATTCACGACTGAAGGTGAGCTTTCCAGGTGTGCCCAACTTCCCTTGGGCTAACTATCTTATCGTGATACTGGATGAGGAAGACTATCAATATGCGGTGGTTACCGACCCGCTCAAGTACACGCTGTTTGTATTGAACAGAACCCCGCAAATGGAAGCTGGTCTATACAGCGAGATCCTCACTCAACTGGATGAAATGGGCATCGATACCGAGAAACTGTTATTGACGCCTCAGCCTGAATTCTGA
- a CDS encoding TetR/AcrR family transcriptional regulator has translation MARPLAFDPQEKLHQAMLLFWRKGYEATSVQDLVDALQINRFSLYNTFGDKEALFAQVIKHYRRTVFGRLESQLQPASDGLPRLFGYLEALKEGLRRQPGPWGCLLQNATMEQGDFKPAIQSLIDEFVTVLHGHVLAILVAAKAQGQLRGEQSAEVLADFVTTQIQGMILMSRTGNGDALNSSIAVLQGVLRS, from the coding sequence ATGGCCCGTCCCCTTGCCTTTGATCCACAAGAGAAATTGCACCAGGCTATGTTGCTGTTCTGGCGTAAAGGCTATGAGGCTACATCGGTGCAGGATCTGGTGGATGCGCTGCAGATCAACCGATTTAGCCTGTACAACACTTTTGGTGACAAAGAGGCGCTGTTTGCGCAGGTTATAAAGCACTACCGCAGAACGGTTTTTGGTCGTCTCGAATCTCAATTGCAACCCGCCAGTGATGGGCTGCCCCGTTTGTTCGGCTATCTGGAGGCGCTAAAGGAAGGATTACGTCGCCAACCGGGGCCATGGGGTTGTCTGCTGCAAAATGCAACGATGGAGCAGGGTGACTTCAAGCCTGCTATTCAGTCTTTGATTGATGAGTTTGTGACGGTATTACACGGCCATGTGCTGGCCATTTTAGTGGCAGCTAAAGCGCAGGGTCAGTTGCGAGGTGAGCAATCTGCAGAGGTTTTGGCCGATTTTGTTACGACGCAGATTCAGGGCATGATTTTGATGAGTCGCACGGGTAATGGCGATGCTCTGAACAGCTCTATCGCCGTATTGCAGGGCGTTTTGCGGTCTTAG
- a CDS encoding glutathione S-transferase family protein, translating to MKIYEARTAPNPRRVRMFLAEKGIDMEYVQLDLAGGDNLAETMRSKNVTTKIPFLELDDGTCIGESMAICRYFEETHPDRPLLGTTPLQKAQVEMWQRRVEFYFFLAVGMCFQHTTGYFKDRMTPVPAWGEECGKNAVAFLDTLEQHLAENTYLCGDYFSAADITLLCALDFARVVKIKLQDQHANLKRWYELVSSRESAKA from the coding sequence ATGAAAATCTACGAAGCCAGAACCGCCCCCAACCCTCGCCGAGTTCGCATGTTCCTTGCCGAGAAAGGCATTGATATGGAATACGTTCAATTGGATCTGGCCGGTGGTGACAACCTCGCCGAAACCATGCGCTCCAAAAACGTCACCACCAAGATCCCCTTTCTGGAGCTGGATGACGGCACCTGCATCGGTGAGAGCATGGCAATCTGCCGCTACTTCGAAGAAACGCATCCTGATAGGCCGCTACTGGGCACCACCCCACTGCAAAAAGCACAGGTCGAAATGTGGCAACGCCGGGTAGAGTTCTATTTTTTTCTGGCGGTCGGCATGTGCTTCCAGCACACCACCGGCTACTTCAAAGATCGCATGACGCCAGTACCGGCGTGGGGCGAAGAGTGCGGTAAAAATGCGGTAGCCTTCCTGGACACACTGGAACAACACCTGGCGGAGAACACCTACTTATGTGGTGACTATTTTAGCGCTGCCGACATCACCCTGCTTTGTGCACTGGATTTCGCCAGGGTGGTCAAAATCAAACTGCAGGATCAGCACGCAAACCTGAAACGCTGGTACGAACTGGTAAGCAGCCGCGAAAGCGCCAAAGCCTAA
- a CDS encoding glutathione S-transferase family protein: protein MIDLYTASTPNGWKASVTLEELGMDYTVHPINLMENEQKKPEFLALNPNGRIPVIVDKGNEDFVVFESGAIMIYLAEQAGQLLPTDSKGRTQVIQWLMFQMGGLGPMMGQANVFFRYFEEKIQPAIDRYQNEVKRLLTVLDGHLAHNEYLAGDYSIADIANWCWARTHLWSGVEAEDLEHLQRWMNQIGARPAAQRGAAVPGKLDTESLIKGARNIVVK from the coding sequence ATGATTGACCTGTATACCGCATCCACACCCAATGGCTGGAAAGCGTCGGTGACATTGGAAGAACTGGGCATGGACTACACCGTCCACCCTATCAACTTGATGGAAAATGAGCAGAAGAAACCTGAGTTTCTGGCGCTTAACCCAAACGGGCGCATCCCCGTGATAGTAGATAAAGGCAATGAGGATTTCGTGGTATTCGAGTCCGGAGCCATAATGATCTATCTGGCCGAGCAAGCCGGACAACTGCTACCAACCGATAGCAAAGGGCGCACCCAGGTGATTCAGTGGCTTATGTTTCAAATGGGTGGCCTTGGCCCCATGATGGGTCAAGCCAATGTATTCTTCCGCTACTTTGAAGAAAAAATTCAACCGGCGATTGATCGCTATCAAAACGAAGTCAAACGCCTGCTGACAGTATTAGATGGCCACCTGGCACATAACGAATACCTGGCAGGAGACTACAGCATTGCCGACATCGCCAACTGGTGCTGGGCCAGAACCCATTTATGGTCAGGGGTCGAGGCGGAAGATCTCGAACATCTACAACGCTGGATGAATCAGATTGGAGCGCGCCCTGCCGCACAACGGGGTGCAGCGGTGCCTGGTAAGCTGGATACCGAATCCCTGATCAAGGGCGCAAGGAACATAGTCGTTAAGTGA
- a CDS encoding MerR family transcriptional regulator: MLEPSNNNELPAIPGKRYFTIGEVSELCDVKPHVLRYWEQEFTQLKPVKRRGNRRYYQRQDVIMIRQIRSLLYDQGYTIGGARLKLTGDDAQEDVTKSSQLIHQMIAELEEVLLVLKDH; the protein is encoded by the coding sequence ATGCTGGAACCAAGCAACAATAACGAACTACCAGCAATACCGGGAAAACGCTATTTTACGATTGGGGAAGTGAGCGAACTCTGTGACGTGAAACCGCACGTTTTACGTTACTGGGAGCAGGAGTTTACCCAACTTAAACCTGTGAAGCGTCGGGGTAACCGTCGTTATTATCAGCGGCAGGATGTGATCATGATTCGTCAGATCCGAAGCCTGTTGTATGATCAGGGTTATACCATCGGTGGTGCCCGTTTGAAGCTGACGGGTGATGATGCCCAGGAGGACGTCACCAAGTCCTCTCAGCTGATTCATCAGATGATCGCTGAGTTGGAGGAAGTGCTATTGGTTCTTAAGGATCACTAG
- the ihfA gene encoding integration host factor subunit alpha, with protein MGALTKADLAEKLFEELGLNKREAKEMVELFFEEIRSSLESNEHVKLSGFGNFDLRNKRERPGRNPKTGEEIPISARRVVTFRPGQKLKQRVEAYAGTKQQ; from the coding sequence ATGGGTGCGTTAACCAAGGCTGACTTAGCTGAAAAGCTATTCGAAGAACTTGGGTTGAACAAGCGAGAAGCCAAGGAAATGGTGGAATTGTTTTTCGAAGAAATTCGATCCTCGCTTGAGTCAAACGAGCATGTAAAGCTTTCCGGGTTTGGCAACTTCGATCTCAGGAATAAGCGTGAGCGTCCAGGAAGGAACCCGAAAACCGGTGAGGAAATCCCAATATCCGCTCGTCGAGTCGTCACGTTTCGCCCTGGTCAGAAGTTGAAGCAACGAGTGGAAGCCTATGCTGGAACCAAGCAACAATAA
- the pheT gene encoding phenylalanine--tRNA ligase subunit beta — MRFSEKWLRDWVNPKLGTEELVAQITMAGLEVDSVEKVAGEFSGVVVAEIISAEPHPDASKLQVCKVDAGEAEPLQIVCGAANARPGIKIPCAKIGAVLPGDFKIKQAKLRGVESFGMLCAEQELGMAESSDGLMELPLDAPVGANIRDYLALDDAAIEVDLTPNRGDCLGIAGLAREVGVLNRAEVTQVPCPQVKQTINDTFPVSVEAKAQCPRYVGRVVRGVDLTRPTPVWMLERLRRSDIRSIDPVVDVTNYVLLELGQPMHAFDLNNLQGSICVRLANDGEKLTLLDGQEISLNAETLVIADQSGPLAMAGVMGGEASGVNAATKDLFLESAFFDPIAIAGKARSYGLHTDSSHRFERGVDFELQHNAIERATALLLDIVGGSAGPLIEVLSAEDLPHLPSIQLRRDRIKRVLGCDIPDIEVEDIMGRLGMDIVTTSSGWHIVPPSYRFDIRLEVDLIEELGRIYGYNKLPTTRPILEGIAPKREEVVIAGDRFKEVLVDRGYQEVITYSFVDKKYIELLTPDQPSVRLANPISADMSEMRTTLWAGLLKTASYNLNRQQDRLRLFETGLNFIKAGTELRQEAHIGGLICGGVAEESWFGKVRSVDFYDIKADVEALLALSGGTNTYTFEAGEHKALHPGQTAVVKCGDKVIGHVGALHPSVQKELDISQKVFLFELVLPEIRRGSLPQFKELSKYPEVRRDFAVIVDENIPAQAILKNVYETAGSLLTSLVLFDVYQGGNLEAGKKSIAFGITLQDSVRTLQDEDINPLLEKVVSSLKETFNVTLRE, encoded by the coding sequence ATGCGCTTCAGTGAAAAATGGCTTCGTGATTGGGTAAACCCCAAGCTGGGTACCGAAGAATTGGTGGCTCAAATCACCATGGCCGGTTTGGAAGTGGACAGTGTTGAAAAAGTAGCGGGCGAATTCAGCGGTGTTGTTGTGGCTGAAATCATCAGTGCCGAGCCACACCCCGATGCCAGCAAATTGCAGGTGTGCAAAGTAGATGCAGGTGAGGCGGAGCCTTTGCAGATTGTCTGTGGTGCTGCCAACGCTCGCCCGGGCATTAAGATACCCTGCGCCAAAATCGGTGCGGTCCTGCCTGGCGATTTTAAAATCAAGCAAGCCAAGCTGCGCGGTGTTGAGTCATTCGGGATGCTGTGTGCCGAGCAAGAATTAGGCATGGCGGAATCTTCCGATGGTTTAATGGAGTTGCCTCTGGACGCCCCTGTTGGAGCCAATATCCGTGATTATCTGGCGTTGGATGATGCGGCCATTGAGGTGGATTTGACGCCGAACCGGGGGGATTGTCTTGGAATTGCGGGTCTCGCGCGGGAAGTCGGTGTGCTCAATCGCGCAGAGGTAACTCAGGTGCCTTGCCCGCAAGTAAAACAGACTATTAACGATACCTTCCCGGTATCCGTCGAGGCCAAAGCTCAATGCCCGCGTTACGTCGGGCGCGTGGTGCGTGGTGTTGATCTTACCAGGCCGACGCCTGTATGGATGCTGGAGCGGTTGCGCCGCAGTGACATCCGCAGCATTGACCCGGTGGTTGATGTGACTAACTACGTTCTGTTGGAGCTGGGCCAGCCCATGCACGCGTTTGACCTGAATAACCTTCAGGGTAGCATTTGTGTGCGTCTGGCCAATGACGGTGAAAAGCTGACGCTTCTGGATGGTCAGGAAATTTCTCTTAACGCCGAGACTCTGGTTATAGCTGACCAGTCCGGGCCGTTGGCCATGGCCGGTGTTATGGGAGGGGAGGCCTCCGGTGTCAATGCAGCAACCAAGGATCTGTTTCTGGAGAGCGCATTCTTCGATCCCATCGCTATAGCGGGTAAGGCTCGCAGCTATGGGTTGCATACTGATTCCTCTCACCGATTTGAGCGTGGCGTGGATTTCGAGTTGCAACATAATGCCATAGAGCGGGCTACAGCCTTGCTGTTGGACATTGTAGGTGGCAGTGCCGGCCCCTTAATCGAAGTGCTGAGCGCAGAAGATTTGCCCCATTTGCCCTCAATTCAGTTACGCCGTGATCGCATCAAGCGTGTTTTGGGATGTGATATTCCTGATATTGAAGTGGAAGACATCATGGGGCGCTTGGGGATGGATATCGTGACCACCAGCAGCGGTTGGCATATTGTGCCTCCCAGTTACCGCTTTGATATTCGTCTGGAAGTGGATTTGATTGAAGAGTTGGGGCGGATCTACGGCTACAACAAATTGCCCACGACGCGACCCATTCTTGAAGGTATAGCGCCCAAGCGAGAGGAAGTTGTTATCGCCGGTGACCGCTTCAAAGAGGTTTTGGTGGATCGAGGCTATCAGGAAGTCATTACCTACAGCTTCGTGGATAAAAAATACATAGAGCTGCTAACCCCTGATCAACCTTCGGTACGCCTGGCCAACCCAATATCTGCCGATATGTCGGAAATGCGCACGACCCTGTGGGCTGGGTTGTTGAAGACTGCAAGCTATAACCTGAACCGACAGCAGGATCGTTTACGCTTGTTCGAAACCGGCCTGAACTTCATAAAAGCAGGAACAGAGCTGCGCCAGGAAGCCCATATCGGCGGTCTGATCTGTGGTGGTGTTGCCGAAGAGAGCTGGTTCGGCAAGGTGCGATCGGTGGATTTTTACGATATCAAAGCCGATGTTGAGGCCTTGCTTGCGCTGAGTGGTGGCACCAACACGTATACCTTTGAGGCCGGAGAGCATAAGGCGTTGCATCCTGGGCAGACTGCAGTCGTCAAGTGTGGCGACAAAGTGATAGGTCATGTTGGTGCGCTGCATCCCAGCGTGCAAAAAGAGCTGGATATTAGCCAGAAAGTTTTCCTATTTGAGTTGGTTTTGCCGGAAATTCGTCGTGGAAGTCTGCCGCAGTTCAAAGAATTGTCGAAATATCCGGAAGTTAGGCGCGATTTTGCAGTAATAGTTGATGAAAACATCCCAGCACAAGCTATACTGAAAAATGTGTACGAAACAGCTGGTTCATTATTGACCAGTCTCGTGCTGTTCGATGTCTATCAGGGTGGCAATCTTGAGGCGGGTAAAAAGAGTATCGCCTTCGGAATAACCCTACAGGACTCGGTTCGGACCTTGCAGGATGAAGACATTAATCCATTGCTGGAAAAGGTGGTTTCATCCCTGAAAGAAACGTTCAATGTGACATTGAGGGAATAA
- the pheS gene encoding phenylalanine--tRNA ligase subunit alpha: protein MENLQSILQQALAAVEQADSVAGLDQVRVQYLGKKGEITGQLKTLGKLAPEERKAAGAEINAVKEQVQNAIKARQCLLEEQALQQQLASESIDVTLSGRGGSAGGLHPVSRTLQRIQSFFANMGFQVVEGPEIEDDFHNFEALNIPGHHPARAMHDTFYFDPGTLLRTHTSPVQVRTMETSQAPYRIICPGRVYRCDSDLTHTPMFHQVEGLLVDTDITFADLKGILAEFLRDFFEKDLDVRFRPSYFPFTEPSAEMDIQCVMCDGHGCRVCKQTGWLEVLGCGMVHPKVFEHVNVDSEKYTGFAFGMGVERLTMLRYGVNDLRLFFENDMKFLRQFQ from the coding sequence ATGGAAAACCTGCAAAGCATTCTTCAACAGGCGTTGGCAGCGGTAGAACAAGCCGATTCAGTAGCAGGCCTGGACCAGGTTCGGGTTCAGTATCTGGGTAAAAAAGGTGAAATCACCGGCCAGCTGAAAACGTTGGGCAAATTAGCACCAGAAGAGCGTAAGGCTGCCGGTGCAGAAATCAACGCAGTGAAAGAGCAGGTGCAGAATGCCATCAAGGCCCGTCAATGCCTGCTAGAAGAACAAGCTTTGCAGCAACAGCTGGCCAGCGAGAGTATCGACGTCACGCTATCTGGCCGTGGTGGTAGTGCCGGTGGTTTGCATCCTGTCAGTCGTACCTTGCAGCGTATTCAATCATTCTTTGCCAATATGGGTTTTCAGGTGGTTGAAGGCCCTGAAATAGAAGATGATTTTCATAATTTCGAAGCCCTGAATATTCCTGGCCACCACCCGGCGCGGGCGATGCACGACACCTTTTATTTCGATCCGGGCACGCTGCTGCGAACACATACATCCCCGGTTCAGGTGCGCACCATGGAAACCTCCCAGGCGCCTTACAGAATCATATGCCCCGGCCGAGTCTATCGTTGTGATTCCGATCTGACCCATACCCCCATGTTCCATCAGGTTGAGGGGCTGCTGGTGGATACGGATATTACCTTTGCGGATCTAAAAGGCATTTTGGCAGAGTTCCTACGGGACTTTTTTGAGAAAGACCTGGATGTGCGCTTTCGTCCATCCTATTTCCCATTTACTGAGCCTTCGGCAGAAATGGATATTCAATGTGTAATGTGCGACGGCCACGGTTGTCGTGTATGTAAACAAACGGGCTGGCTGGAAGTGCTGGGTTGTGGAATGGTTCACCCGAAAGTATTCGAACACGTCAATGTGGATTCCGAGAAATACACTGGCTTTGCTTTTGGTATGGGAGTTGAGCGTCTCACCATGCTGCGTTATGGCGTTAACGATCTGCGTCTGTTCTTTGAGAACGACATGAAGTTCTTGCGGCAATTTCAATAG
- the rplT gene encoding 50S ribosomal protein L20 encodes MPRVKRGVTAHRRHKKILKQAKGYYGARSRVLRVAKQAVTKAGQYAYRDRRQRKRQFRQLWITRINAAARMNGLSYSRFINGLKKASVEVDRKILADIAVHDQATFAVLAEKAKASLSN; translated from the coding sequence ATGCCAAGAGTAAAACGCGGAGTTACCGCACACCGCCGTCACAAGAAGATCCTCAAGCAGGCCAAAGGTTATTATGGCGCTCGTTCACGCGTTCTGCGTGTTGCCAAGCAAGCCGTAACCAAGGCCGGTCAGTATGCTTATCGCGACCGTCGTCAGCGTAAGCGTCAGTTCCGTCAGCTGTGGATCACTCGTATTAACGCAGCAGCCCGCATGAATGGCCTATCTTACAGCCGTTTCATCAATGGTCTGAAAAAAGCGTCTGTTGAAGTGGATCGTAAGATCCTCGCCGACATCGCTGTGCACGACCAAGCGACTTTTGCAGTGTTGGCAGAGAAGGCTAAGGCCAGTCTTTCCAACTAA
- the rpmI gene encoding 50S ribosomal protein L35, which translates to MPKMKTNRGAAKRFRKTANGFKRKQAFKRHILTKKNSKRIRQLRPKTMVHKSDVALVARMMPYV; encoded by the coding sequence ATGCCAAAGATGAAAACCAACCGTGGGGCTGCTAAGCGTTTTAGAAAAACCGCCAACGGTTTCAAAAGAAAACAAGCCTTCAAACGTCACATTCTGACCAAGAAGAATTCCAAGCGAATTCGTCAGTTGCGACCCAAGACCATGGTGCACAAGTCCGATGTGGCTTTGGTTGCACGCATGATGCCTTACGTGTAA
- the infC gene encoding translation initiation factor IF-3, which produces MKQRSKRPVPSSKKNRINDDITLTEVRLVGPDGEQIGIVSIDEALSAAKEVEQDLVEIAPDAEPPVCRIMDYGKHIFEEKKRQAEARKKQKQTQVKEIKIRPGTEEGDYQVKLRNLKRFLEDGDKTKITLRFRGREMAHQELGMEMMRRIETDLEELGAVEQVPKMEGRQMTMVIAPKKKR; this is translated from the coding sequence ATTAAGCAGCGCAGCAAACGCCCCGTACCTTCATCGAAAAAGAACCGGATCAACGACGATATCACCTTAACCGAGGTGAGGTTGGTCGGGCCAGACGGAGAGCAGATCGGCATTGTCAGTATTGATGAAGCCTTGAGTGCCGCAAAAGAGGTAGAACAGGATCTGGTTGAGATTGCACCTGATGCTGAACCTCCCGTTTGTAGAATCATGGATTACGGTAAGCACATCTTCGAAGAGAAGAAGCGCCAAGCTGAAGCCCGTAAAAAGCAGAAACAGACCCAGGTGAAGGAAATCAAAATTCGCCCGGGAACTGAAGAGGGGGACTACCAGGTCAAACTTCGCAACCTGAAGCGGTTCCTCGAAGATGGTGACAAAACCAAAATCACACTGCGCTTCCGTGGGCGCGAAATGGCTCATCAGGAGCTGGGTATGGAGATGATGCGTCGCATCGAAACCGACCTGGAAGAACTGGGAGCTGTGGAGCAGGTGCCTAAAATGGAAGGTCGTCAGATGACTATGGTGATTGCGCCGAAGAAGAAAAGGTAA